gtctagtAGGCTTTGGTTGACAACTGGACATTTTTGATAATAGAGTGTAGCAACTCTGGACTTTATTTTTCTGAGGTGGTTGTCCTTTGGAAACTTACCTGGACTTAAACTTCAGCATCTCTTCCCCTGCACTCTGCAGCCACCGGTGTGTCTGCTCGtttttttaggattatttttatttattcgtAGGGGTCACCCCTGAGTCTTTCTAATGTGGTAGTCAGCAGTGATTTTGGTTTAACCCAAATACTTTGAGCCTGTAGACCTCATACCCTCTGCTGATCAATCTGGGTCGGGGAATGCTTTCAAGCCCCCCTTGGCTTTCACTTTTCCCCatgctctcctgggtctctcccactcATACATTGCTCCCCAGTTAGCCAGGGATGTGGGGAGAACATAACTCAGCCCTTTTATGGTTTTCCCACTTTCAGGATGTCTGTCACAGTTTTGACTGATGTGCTGCTTGCCCTAACGTGGACTGCAAGCTTGGGCTGGTAAGGCTGCGTGTTTTGATCATTCATTCACAACTGAATCCACCATTTTTGGCCAGCAAAACTGTAGGTTTCTGCAGCCAGTCCCACATTGGTAAGACAGCTACTTTTTCCAACCAGGGTTGAGGGGTGGGTTTTGAAGGGATGGGAGCCTCAGTCCACAGCGCCACGGACTCCTCCTGCTCCTATCCTAAGCACTGCCAGGTTTTAAAAGCGAACATTCCTCATTTTGTCGTCTGCCTCTGCGGTATTTCCAGTGCCCTGAAGTTGTCGTTCTTGAccatttcccccagttttatggggttttttggtttttgttctttgcTGCACcgcgaggcttgtgggattttagttccctgaccagggatcgaacccgggccctcagcactgagagcttggagtcctaaccactggactgccagggaagtcccgatttaTGTTTGTTCTTTGCAAGGAGGAATTGAGCACCTCTTTATACTGCCATAACAGGAAGTCCTTCTTCTCATTCTTTACTATCATTTgaaatgaagaaagtgaggctcaaAGAGATGAAGCCACTTGCCTGAGGTCCTGCAGTTAGGAAGCAGGGGAGCCAGAAGTAAACTCAGGAACTctattaaaaaagttttatttaagcCACGTAATTTGACAAGTTTTACATATGAAtatgcctgtgaaaccatcactaccACCAAGATAATAAACATATCTATCACATGTCTCTTTCTAAtccctcctgcccttccctcACCTCTAGGCAACCAGAGATCTGCTTTCTGTCGCTAtagtttgcatttcctagaattttatataaatggaatcgtaagtctgtactttttttctggcttttttcactcagcataattgaAATCCGTCCATGTGGTagtatatatcaataatttatttctttttattgctaaatattcTGTTGCATTAATATGCAAAAGTttatctgttgacggacatttatgttgtttctagatttgagTTATTACGAGTAAACCTGCTCTGAACATTTgcgtacaagtctttgtgtgggatatgctttcatttctctttggtcatacctaggagtgggacaGCTGGACCATATGGAAGGtgtgtgtttaacattttaaataaacttttaattcagaataattttagatttaccaAAAAGTTTCAAAGATAGCAGAGAGAGTTCCATATTACCCCTCACCCGATTTCCCTCATCCGTTAGCATCTTCCATTATTGTAATTCATTTGCCAACGTGAAGAAACTGACATTGGTACATTACTATTAAACTCCAGACtttagatttcaccagtttttttttttttttttttttttgcggtacgcaggcctcccaccaccgtggcctctccgctccggacgcgcaggctcagtggccatggctcacgagcccagccgctccgcggcatgtgggatcttcccggaccggggcacgaacctgcgttccctgtatcggcaggcagaccctcaaccagtgcgccaccagggaggcccctgtgGGTCTTCTTTGGTTGCCTCCTGGGTCTTTTGGGCGTTGGGCGCGCAGGCGCAGTGTGGGCGGGCGCACGTAGGCGGCAGGCGGGTGCGCGGGCGCAGTGGGCAATGGACGCCGAAAGCGCAGGAGCAAGTGCCCCGGGGCGGAGGGCGCACGTGGCCCGTGGACGGCGGGCGCACAGGCGCAGTGGCGATGGGCGCTGAATGCGCAGGCGCAGTGGGCAGCGGGCACACGTGGTAGGCGGGGCCTCAGACGCCGCGGGCGAGATGGGGCCGTTACGCTGGCAGGTGGTGGCTGCAGTTGTCGGAGGCCTCGCGCTGGCCCTGGAGGCGCTACCCGCTGTGCTGCGCTGGCTgtggggcgggcggcggcggccgccGCCGCAGCGCGAGGTGCTGTTCTTCCCGTCGCAGGTGACGTGCACCGAGGCCCTGTTGCGGGTCCCGGGCGCCGCGCCCTCGGGCTGCCCTTGCAACCTGCCCCACGGCGAGAGCTCGTTGAGCCGCCTGTTGCGCGCCCTGCTGGCAGCCCGCGCCAGCCTGGAGCTCTGCCTGTTCGCCTTCTCCAGCCCGCAGCTGGGCCGCGCAGTGCAGCTGCTGCACCAGCGCGGGGTGCGCGTCCGCGTGGTCACCGACTGCGACTACATGGCCCTCAATGGCTCACAGATTGGGCTGCTCCGCAAGGCAGGTAGGCCGGGCGCGGGGCCTGGGAGGcgggaggcagagccaggatggcGTGGGTGTTTGGGGCGGGGGCCTGAGGACCGGGGAGACCCTCTCGCGTCCCCTGGCGGCCTTGCAAGATCTGGGGAAACTCCAAGGCCTCCTCAGGAGCTTCTGTGCAGAGCGTCTGAGCCCGCAACCTGGGCGACGGCCCCGGGAGGGGCCGAGGCTGGAAGCAGGTCTGCCGGCAGAAGCTGGTCCGGACGCAGGTGTGCAGAGAGGCTGCGTCTGCTTAAGAACCGAAGGGAGGAAAAGGCTTTTCCCCTTAAACTCGTTAGTGAATTTCATTTTGGAGtttctgaaatgaatttttaaaaatttatttatttaattttattttttggctacgttgggtcttcgttgctacgcgtgggcttttccctggttgcggcgagcgggggctactcttcgttgtggtgtgtgggcttctcattgcggtggcttctcgttgcggaacacgagctccagtagttgtggctctcgggctccagagcgcaggctcagtagttgtggcgcacgggcttagttgctccgcggcacgtgggatcttcccggaccagctcgaacccgcgtcccctgcattggcaagcggattcttatccactgcgccacccgggaagccctgaaATGAATTCTAAAAATACACTACAACGTAGAGCTGAAGTATTTAGTTGGCGACAGTTCATTTGTTTCTCAAGCTACAAAATGTCAGGGAAGTCAGGTCTTTGGCCGGCCTGCCTCTCTCACTGGGGTGGGGACAGATGAACCCGGATGTGTGAGTAATTTTGAAGACGTTCTAAATTCACATCCTGCCTTACCTGTGaattctgcttcctcctcctgcctcagTGTGACGTTGTGTCCTGTGTGAGCTATTCGGAGTCTGAACCTCGTGCCCTTCTCTCGATCACTGAGGCACCCAGGAAGGACATTCCTGCGCCAGCATCTGTTGGACCTGTCAATTGTGGTGGCCGCTGTGGCTGAAAGAGGCGTGGGGCCTTTAAGAACTGTCCTGGCTGCTCTCAGCCCAGCTTGCATGGGCCTCTTGCCTGCTCTCCTGATGGGAACATGCTTCAGTCTTCTGCTGCTTTTCCGTCTGCTTCCGTGTGGGCAGGGTTGGAAACCTAGTGTAAATGTTGAGGACCGTTGACTTCCGCTCTTCCTGGTAGCCATGTGTTGTCCTGATCTGTTGGTTCTTTTGTTGGGGAAACTTGGCTATGTTTCGGCATAgcggttttattttgtttaggtTTTTAGAGAACTGTAGAACCTCGGTTTTGGGAAGAACCTTAAA
The genomic region above belongs to Phocoena phocoena chromosome 19, mPhoPho1.1, whole genome shotgun sequence and contains:
- the PLD6 gene encoding mitochondrial cardiolipin hydrolase, producing the protein MGPLRWQVVAAVVGGLALALEALPAVLRWLWGGRRRPPPQREVLFFPSQVTCTEALLRVPGAAPSGCPCNLPHGESSLSRLLRALLAARASLELCLFAFSSPQLGRAVQLLHQRGVRVRVVTDCDYMALNGSQIGLLRKAGIQVRHDQDLGYMHHKFAIVDRKVLITGSLNWTTQAIQSNRENVLIIEDEECVRLFLEEFERIWEEFNPTKYTFFPHKKGSR